A single region of the Vicia villosa cultivar HV-30 ecotype Madison, WI linkage group LG4, Vvil1.0, whole genome shotgun sequence genome encodes:
- the LOC131600470 gene encoding uncharacterized FCP1 homology domain-containing protein C1271.03c-like, translating into MDKRKMVSGLEDALIEEITTKLSVSDKKEEDEKNLCNSSIEISIACLRKKLIVLDINGLLADIVSQPSKYVKPDAIIARNKALFKRPFYLEFLNFCFERFEVAVWSSRLKKNVDKVIDYLMGDMKQKLVFCWDLSHCTETSFKTLENKHKQLVFKDLRKIWDNYDPNVSWEKGYYNESNTLLLDDSPYKALLNPPYNSIFPHTFSYKNHNDNSLAVGGDLRRYLDGLASAENMLNYVEEHPFGQERITEKDESWDFYLNVINSVSVCQSKK; encoded by the exons ATGGATAAAAGGAAAATGGTTTCTGGTCTAGAAGATGCTCTTATAGaagaaataacaacaaaattatcagttagtgataaaaaagaagaagatgaaaagaaTTTGTGCAATTCTTCAATTGAAATATCAATTGCATGTTTGAGGAAGAAGCTTATTGTTCTTGATATTAATGGTCTTCTTGCTGATATTGTTTCTCAACCTTCAAAGTATGTTAAACCAGATGCAATCATAGCCAGGAACAAAGCAT tatTCAAGAGGCCTTTTTATCTTGAGTTTCTTAATTTCTGCTTTGAGAGATTTGAAGTTGCTGTGTGGTCTTCAAGATTGAA GAAAAATGTTGACAAGGTTATTGATTATTTGATGGGAGACATGAAACAAAAGTTGGTTTTCTGTTGG GATTTGTCACATTGCACTGAAACAAGTTTCAAAACTCTTGAAAACAAGCACAAACAACTTGTTTTTAAGGATTTAAGGAAAATTTGGGACAACTATGATCCTAATGTTTCTTGGGAGAAGGGATATTACAATGAATCAAACACACTCCTTTTGGATGATTCTCCCTACAAGGCACTGCTTAATCCT CCATATAACTCAATCTTTCCTCATACATTCAGCTATAAGAATCACAATGACAATTCATTAG CGGTGGGAGGAGATCTGCGACGATATTTGGATGGATTAGCAAGTGCTGAAAATATGCTCAATTATGTAGAGGAGCATCCATTTGGTCAAGAACGTATCACTGAAAAAGATGAATCTTGGGATTTTTACCTTAATGTTATCAATAGTGTGTCTGTTTGTCAATCTAAAAAGTGA
- the LOC131596276 gene encoding uncharacterized protein LOC131596276 isoform X1, whose translation MSIAILHSGMSREVMATSSSAAPFDYEILDKDPDIPRTAAVQSNRTNPWIEPETLKLQHRIGRGPFGDVWLATLHQSTEDYDEHHEVAAKMLHPVREDHVKIVLEKFNDLYLKCQGVSSVSWIHGVSMINGRICIIMKLYEGSIGDKMARLREGWISLHDVLRYGINLAQGILELHSKGILVLNLKPCNVLLNDNGQAILGDIGIPNLLLGSSFVSSDIAQRLGTPNYMAPEQWKPEVGGPISIETDSWGFGCTIVEMLTGNQPWYGCPVGGIYGSVVEKHEKPLIPSGLPSPIENILSGCFEYDLRNRPLMIDILRVFKSSLSKLGNDGGWRYQGNMKVIAKSGSTDYTEWFFSKDHLQVGDMVRSRKSPSSCKAQNMDVPEGTVVGLERTADHGFVLVRVHGIHDPIRFHVSTLERVTDGLAAGDWVRVKDKNQKHSPVGILHTINRDDGRAAVGFIGLQTLWNGHPSDLEMSESFCVGQFVRPKENILSPRFEWRRKRGGASATGRISWILPNGCLVIKFPGLLTFGNESITFLADPSEVEIVNFKACPGIIEKYQHVEDHHWAVRPVLVALGILTALKLGILAGNKVRRCKKFNAIIESKNQHLEGQNPNSPTRNIMSHGNTTWVPSVANILFKDGA comes from the exons ATGAGTATTGCAATTTTGCATTCAGGAATGTCTAGAGAAGTCATGGCTACTTCTTCATCTGCTGCTCCTTTTGATTATGAGATCTTGGATAAAGATCCTGACATCCCTAGAACAGCTGCGGTCCAATCCAATCGGACGAATCCGTGGATTGAGCCTGAAACTTTGAAACTTCAGCACCGAATTGGTAGAGGACCGTTTGGTGATGTTTGGCTTGCAACTCTTCATCAGTCAACTGAGGATTATGATGAGCATCATGAAGTTGCTGCTAAGATGTTGCATCCGGTTAGAGAGGATCATGTGAAGATTGTACTGGAGAAGTTCAATGATTTGTACTTGAAGTGCCAAGGAGTTTCTAGTGTTTCTTGGATACATGGAGTTTCAATGATAAATGGAAGG ATCTGCATCATTATGAAATTGTATGAAGGTTCAATTGGTGACAAGATGGCTAGATTAAGAGAAGGATGGATTTCACTACATGATGTTTTGAG GTATGGGATCAATCTGGCTCAAGGTATTCTGGAGCTTCACTCTAAAGGGATCCTTGTTCTGAACCTTAAACCTTGCAATGTTCTTCTCAATGACAATGGTCAAGCGATTTTGGGAGATATTGGTATTCCCAATCTTTTGCTTGGTTCCTCATTCGTTAGCTCAGATATCGCTCAGAGGCTTGGAACTCCTAATTACATGGCTCCAGAGCAATGGAAACCAGAGGTTGGAGGTCCTATATCAATTGAAACGGATTCATGGGGCTTTGGTTGCACCATTGTTGAAATGTTGACTGGTAACCAACCTTGGTATGGATGCCCTGTTGGTGGAATTTATGGATCAGTTGTTGAAAAGCATGAAAAGCCGCTTATCCCAAGTGGCCTTCCTTCTCCCATCGAGAATATTCTTAGTGGATGTTTTGAGTATGATTTAAGGAACCGCCCTTTGATGATAGATATTCTGCGCGTCTTTAAAAG CTCGCTGAGTAAACTGGGCAATGATGGAGGATGGAGATATCAAGGAAATATGAAAGTAATTGCAAAATCAGGCAGCACCGACTACACTGAATGGTTCTTCTCAAAGGATCACCTGCAGGTGGGCGACATGGTCCGATCCAGAAAGTCTCCCAGCTCATGCAAAGCTCAAAACATGGATGTCCCAGAAGGAACTGTTGTTGGTCTAGAACGCACTGCAGATCACGGATTCGTTCTTGTGAGGGTCCACGGTATTCACGACCCTATAAGATTTCACGTGTCAACTCTCGAGCGGGTCACAGACGGCTTGGCAGCTGGTGATTGGGTACGAGTTAAAGATAAAAACCAGAAGCACTCACCGGTTGGCATTCTACATACCATCAATCGTGATGATGGTAGAGCTGCTGTTGGATTTATCGGACTGCAAACTCTCTGGAACGGACACCCTTCTGACCTCGAAATGTCAGAGTCGTTCTGTGTAGGACAGTTCGTTAGGCCAAAAGAGAATATTTTAAGCCCTCGATTTGAATGGCGTCGTAAAAGAGGAGGGGCCTCAGCTACCGGTCGGATTTCGTGGATTCTGCCAAACGGGTGTTTGGTAATCAAGTTCCCAGGGTTGCTGACTTTTGGGAATGAATCAATCACCTTTTTGGCTGATCCTTCTGAAGTTGAAATAGTTAATTTCAAGGCCTGTCCTGGGATTATAGAAAAGTATCAACATGTCGAGGATCATCATTGGGCAGTTAGACCTGTTCTAGTTGCACTTGGCATACTGACAGCTTTGAAACTAGGTATATTAGCCGGAAACAAAGTAAGGAGGTGCAAGAAGTTTAATGCAATAATAGAAAGCAAAAACCAACATCTTGAAGGTCAAAACCCCAATAGTCCTACAAGGAATATAATGAGTCATGGCAACACAACCTGGGTTCCTTCAGTTGctaatatcctttttaaagatgGTGCTTAA
- the LOC131596276 gene encoding uncharacterized protein LOC131596276 isoform X2, translating into MSREVMATSSSAAPFDYEILDKDPDIPRTAAVQSNRTNPWIEPETLKLQHRIGRGPFGDVWLATLHQSTEDYDEHHEVAAKMLHPVREDHVKIVLEKFNDLYLKCQGVSSVSWIHGVSMINGRICIIMKLYEGSIGDKMARLREGWISLHDVLRYGINLAQGILELHSKGILVLNLKPCNVLLNDNGQAILGDIGIPNLLLGSSFVSSDIAQRLGTPNYMAPEQWKPEVGGPISIETDSWGFGCTIVEMLTGNQPWYGCPVGGIYGSVVEKHEKPLIPSGLPSPIENILSGCFEYDLRNRPLMIDILRVFKSSLSKLGNDGGWRYQGNMKVIAKSGSTDYTEWFFSKDHLQVGDMVRSRKSPSSCKAQNMDVPEGTVVGLERTADHGFVLVRVHGIHDPIRFHVSTLERVTDGLAAGDWVRVKDKNQKHSPVGILHTINRDDGRAAVGFIGLQTLWNGHPSDLEMSESFCVGQFVRPKENILSPRFEWRRKRGGASATGRISWILPNGCLVIKFPGLLTFGNESITFLADPSEVEIVNFKACPGIIEKYQHVEDHHWAVRPVLVALGILTALKLGILAGNKVRRCKKFNAIIESKNQHLEGQNPNSPTRNIMSHGNTTWVPSVANILFKDGA; encoded by the exons ATGTCTAGAGAAGTCATGGCTACTTCTTCATCTGCTGCTCCTTTTGATTATGAGATCTTGGATAAAGATCCTGACATCCCTAGAACAGCTGCGGTCCAATCCAATCGGACGAATCCGTGGATTGAGCCTGAAACTTTGAAACTTCAGCACCGAATTGGTAGAGGACCGTTTGGTGATGTTTGGCTTGCAACTCTTCATCAGTCAACTGAGGATTATGATGAGCATCATGAAGTTGCTGCTAAGATGTTGCATCCGGTTAGAGAGGATCATGTGAAGATTGTACTGGAGAAGTTCAATGATTTGTACTTGAAGTGCCAAGGAGTTTCTAGTGTTTCTTGGATACATGGAGTTTCAATGATAAATGGAAGG ATCTGCATCATTATGAAATTGTATGAAGGTTCAATTGGTGACAAGATGGCTAGATTAAGAGAAGGATGGATTTCACTACATGATGTTTTGAG GTATGGGATCAATCTGGCTCAAGGTATTCTGGAGCTTCACTCTAAAGGGATCCTTGTTCTGAACCTTAAACCTTGCAATGTTCTTCTCAATGACAATGGTCAAGCGATTTTGGGAGATATTGGTATTCCCAATCTTTTGCTTGGTTCCTCATTCGTTAGCTCAGATATCGCTCAGAGGCTTGGAACTCCTAATTACATGGCTCCAGAGCAATGGAAACCAGAGGTTGGAGGTCCTATATCAATTGAAACGGATTCATGGGGCTTTGGTTGCACCATTGTTGAAATGTTGACTGGTAACCAACCTTGGTATGGATGCCCTGTTGGTGGAATTTATGGATCAGTTGTTGAAAAGCATGAAAAGCCGCTTATCCCAAGTGGCCTTCCTTCTCCCATCGAGAATATTCTTAGTGGATGTTTTGAGTATGATTTAAGGAACCGCCCTTTGATGATAGATATTCTGCGCGTCTTTAAAAG CTCGCTGAGTAAACTGGGCAATGATGGAGGATGGAGATATCAAGGAAATATGAAAGTAATTGCAAAATCAGGCAGCACCGACTACACTGAATGGTTCTTCTCAAAGGATCACCTGCAGGTGGGCGACATGGTCCGATCCAGAAAGTCTCCCAGCTCATGCAAAGCTCAAAACATGGATGTCCCAGAAGGAACTGTTGTTGGTCTAGAACGCACTGCAGATCACGGATTCGTTCTTGTGAGGGTCCACGGTATTCACGACCCTATAAGATTTCACGTGTCAACTCTCGAGCGGGTCACAGACGGCTTGGCAGCTGGTGATTGGGTACGAGTTAAAGATAAAAACCAGAAGCACTCACCGGTTGGCATTCTACATACCATCAATCGTGATGATGGTAGAGCTGCTGTTGGATTTATCGGACTGCAAACTCTCTGGAACGGACACCCTTCTGACCTCGAAATGTCAGAGTCGTTCTGTGTAGGACAGTTCGTTAGGCCAAAAGAGAATATTTTAAGCCCTCGATTTGAATGGCGTCGTAAAAGAGGAGGGGCCTCAGCTACCGGTCGGATTTCGTGGATTCTGCCAAACGGGTGTTTGGTAATCAAGTTCCCAGGGTTGCTGACTTTTGGGAATGAATCAATCACCTTTTTGGCTGATCCTTCTGAAGTTGAAATAGTTAATTTCAAGGCCTGTCCTGGGATTATAGAAAAGTATCAACATGTCGAGGATCATCATTGGGCAGTTAGACCTGTTCTAGTTGCACTTGGCATACTGACAGCTTTGAAACTAGGTATATTAGCCGGAAACAAAGTAAGGAGGTGCAAGAAGTTTAATGCAATAATAGAAAGCAAAAACCAACATCTTGAAGGTCAAAACCCCAATAGTCCTACAAGGAATATAATGAGTCATGGCAACACAACCTGGGTTCCTTCAGTTGctaatatcctttttaaagatgGTGCTTAA
- the LOC131596275 gene encoding uncharacterized protein LOC131596275, producing MTFSASSLRPTSSPSCSQLLCSLRYNRKLRSQIGFVVTQGRKDRWLRNGVTVRSVLSDNRPSFNSYGAPESARLLERLFEQTHKLENRMAGEPYLRDFESDLLSALMELKEKEDHLQEVERTVLLENGKLKHAKEELERQESEIEAARNKFERLEEEMKEATASLVSQTGQIEELKIRLRDRDSEIGGLHDALSLKEEEVEKMRVALAKKSEEAAYVDSELRHKVRLLSEANKVVSKQEIELQELRQLVRQREDELRVTVAERASEGEKLKIAEASLEKQAMEWLLTQEELKRLEEEASRHARESSETLEDFRRVKKLLSNVKSELVSSQQSLASSRNKMEVQERLMDQQLAELEDQRISVMLYMENLKHAQIEVESERTKLEVAEALNKKLELDLSTEKELMNGLQEELKKERASLEQAVQEMSLIQQELDIKSVELKKTSALLDVKESELVDAKLEIQHLKSEKASLQILLEEKDMELSSARKMLVELNQEISDLKMLMSNKETQLIEATNMLREKDEHVKTIENKLNNTSLKASEAETVVERVLDLTNKLVASIKNEDIINSSRPLDELSGHLTMQLSEVRTNELSLQQKQLENVLELTKEDLKTKEMEILAVQKALTMKDEELKMTIARLEAKEEELRGARDKVTEDANDHKRLHALAQARVNEKNMDDLAIEKLQLETAQHEVKAATSALQKLAEMSQQLLNKTIPSAEADSYISAMLNNNDIKLDSITNINCIDCLAVVKAGVARLSALTEQLVMDAGLIAAS from the exons ATGACTTTCTCCGCATCTTCTCTTCGTCCTACCTCTTCTCCGTCCTGCTCAcag tTGCTATGCTCTCTAAGGTACAATAGGAAGCTTCGGAGCCAAATAGGTTTTGTTGTGACTCAAGGAAGAAAAGATCGCTGGTTAAGGAATGGTGTTACTGTTAGATCAGTGTTGAGTGACAATAGACCTAGTTTTAACAGTTATGGTGCGCCGGAATCTGCAAGGCTTCTTGAGAGGTTGTTTGAGCAGACGCACAAACTGGAGAACCGGATGGCTGGAGAACCGTATCTTCGTGATTTTGAGTCGGATCTTTTATCGGCGCTCATGGAATTGAAGGAGAAGGAGGATCATTTACAGGAAGTGGAGAGAACTGTTTTATTGGAGAATGGAAAATTGAAGCATGCTAAAGAGGAATTAGAGCGTCAGGAGAGTGAAATTGAGGCTGCACGCAATAAGTTTGAGAGGCTTGAAGAGGAGATGAAGGAGGCGACGGCTAGTTTGGTTTCTCAAACTGGACAGATAGAGGAATTGAAGATCCGGCTAAGGGATCGTGATAGTGAGATTGGTGGTTTACATGATGCGTTGTCTTTGAAGGAAGAAGAGGTGGAGAAAATGAGAGTTGCTTTGGCTAAGAAGAGTGAAGAAGCTGCTTATGTTGATTCTGAGCTTAGGCATAAGGTTCGGCTTCTGAGTGAAGCAAACAAGGTTGTTAGCAAACAAGAAATCGAGCTTCAAGAACTTCGGCAACTTGTACGACAAAGAGAAGATGAACTGCGTGTTACGGTGGCTGAGAGAGCATCTGAAGGAGAAAAGCTCAAGATCGCGGAGGCCTCTTTAGAAAAGCAAGCGATGGAGTGGTTGTTAACACAGGAGGAACTTAAGAGACTTGAAGAGGAGGCTTCAAGGCATGCGCGTGAGAGTAGTGAAACACTAGAGGATTTTAGAAGGGTGAAAAAGCTTCTCAGTAATGTGAAGTCTGAGTTAGTTTCATCTCAGCAATCGCTCGCGTCTTCTAGGAACAAAATGGAAGTACAGGAAAGGTTGATGGATCAGCAGCTGGCTGAACTTGAAGACCAAAGGATTAGCGTCATGTTGTACATGGAAAATTTAAAACATGCCCAAATAGAAGTGGAGAGTGAAAGAACTAAACTTGAGGTTGCAGAGGCTTTGAACAAAAAACTTGAACTCGATCTGTCTACAGAGAAGGAGCTCATGAACGGGTTACAGGAAGAGCTGAAGAAAGAGCGAGCTTCTTTAGAGCAGGCTGTCCAAGAAATGTCTTTGATTCAACAGGAATTAGATATAAAAAGTGTCGAGTTAAAGAAAACAAGTGCTCTTCTTGATGTTAAAGAGTCAGAGCTTGTTGATGCTAAGCTAGAAATCCAGCATTTGAAATCTGAAAAGGCTTCTCTTCAGATTCTTTTAGAGGAGAAAGACATGGAACTTTCCAGTGCTAGGAAGATGCTGGTGGAACTAAACCAGGAAATCTCTGATCTTAAGATGCTTATGAGCAACAAAGAAACGCAGCTTATTGAAGCAACCAACATGTTAAGGGAGAAAGATGAGCATGTGAAGACAATCGAGAATAAGCTGAATAATACAAGCCTGAAGGCTTCCGAAGCTGAAACTGTAGTAGAACGAGTTTTAGATCTCACAAACAAACTGGTTGCTTCCATTAAGAATGAAgacatcatcaattcatcaagACCACTAGATGAATTGAGCGGTCACCTAACCATGCAACTTTCCGAGGTGCGTACTAATGAATTGAGTTTGCAACAAAAACAGCTTGAGAATGTGCTCGAGTTGACCAAGGAAGACTTAAAAACGAAGGAGATGGAAATTCTTGCAGTACAGAAGGCTCTGACAATGAAAGATGAGGAGCTTAAAATGACTATTGCAAGATTGGAAGCGAAAGAGGAAGAGTTAAGAGGAGCAAGGGACAAGGTGACAGAAGATGCTAATGATCATAAAAGGCTGCATGCTTTGGCGCAGGCGAGAGTCAACGAGAAAAATATGGATGACTTGGCAATCGAGAAGCTTCAACTTGAGACAGCTCAGCATGAAGTTAAAGCTGCTACTAGTGCTCTGCAGAAACTTGCTGAAATGAGTCAACAACTTTTGAATAAAACCATTCCGAGTGCTGAAGCCGATAGCTATATCAGTGCCATGCTAAATAACAATGATATTAAACTCGATTCAATCACAAATATCAACTGCATCGACTGTTTAGCCGTAGTAAAAGCAGGAGTTGCTCGACTCTCGGCATTGACGGAGCAACTTGTGATGGATGCTGGTCTTATTGCTGCAAGCTAG
- the LOC131600472 gene encoding protein CYSTEINE-RICH TRANSMEMBRANE MODULE 9-like, with protein sequence MSQFNNQQQTPISYPPPGEAYSTAQYVTAPPPMGYPSKDGSEGYPQQRIPDQTTSRGDGFWKGCCAAICCCCAIDICF encoded by the coding sequence ATGAGTCAGTTTAACAATCAACAACAAACTCCTATATCATATCCACCACCAGGTGAGGCTTATTCTACAGCTCAATATGTCACTGCCCCACCACCTATGGGTTACCCTTCTAAAGATGGTTCTGAAGGGTACCCTCAGCAAAGGATTCCTGATCAAACCACAAGTAGGGGTGATGGTTTCTGGAAGGGATGTTGTGCTGCTATATGTTGTTGCTGTGCCATAGATATCTGCTTTTAG